The following nucleotide sequence is from Chondrinema litorale.
GGTCACAGTTTTTTTTGACTCAATAATTTTTGTAGTTCTTAAATTAATAATATTGATTGCCTTTGCATTTAAATGGAAAAGTCATTGGCAACAATATGGAGGTAATATTTTTTTAGGGGTTATTTTATTGGTTGCAGGAGTAGTAATTCAAATTAATTATTATAGTCTCTTGCATTATATACATCAGGGGTATGATTTGATTATTTATAGTTTGATGTGGCTGATAAATATTCTGGGGATTATAGCAATATTTAATTTGCATGATCATAAACGGAAAGTCAAATTCAAAATACATCGAAAGGTAAATTCCCATATGGCCTTATCAATGAAATATCTTCAGGGAGGATGGCTAAATATCACTGACTGGACAAATCATATACTTTTAATTGGTGGATCTGGATTTGGTAAAACCACTATATTAAAGCAAATCGTTCATAGTTTCATTTTAAATAAAAGATGTGGAATAATAGTAGATTACAAGCAACACGACATTGCTGAAACAGCCTATGCAACTTACTTGGAAAAGTATGGTAAATACAATTTGTCATACCCATTTTATTATTTGTCATTTCATAATCCAGAACATTCATTAGGATGCAACCCCCTTAAAGAAGTAGATAATATGGCTAAAGCAAAGCTAGTAGCTATGACTCTACATAAAAACCTAGCCAGGGCAGAAGATACAGGAAATGCTTATTTTTCTGATTCGGCAGAGAGTTTACTTGCTGCTATCATTTTCTTTTTAAAAGAATCATATCCTGCTTATTGTACCATTCCTCATCTTATTCGCTTAGTATGCCATTTTGAGTTAGAAAAAGTATTACCAATGATGGCTGAAAATATTGATATCCAACCTATGGTTGCTGATATTAGAAGTTGTATTACCAATGGTGCAGGTGAACAAGCTAGTGGTACCTTGGGGAAACTGCGAAGCTTTCTTACCAAGATTGATGATAAACCTTCTATGTATTTGCTTACACGCAATGACTTTTCTTTAGATCTAAACAACAATGTGAATGGTGGAGTTTTGGCAATTGGGTGTAATGAAGATATGCAAACAGTTTATTCCCCATTGATTTCAACAATTGTATCAATAGGCATGAATAAGATGCGAAACAGAGGGAAAAGAGAATGGTTTGTGCTCTTTGAAGAACTGAGTAAATATATCATTCCTGACTTAAACCATATACTCACCACAGTAAGAGAAGGTGGAGGTAGTATAATCGCAGCATTGCAAAATAGCCATACTTATGGATTAGAATTAAAAAATACGGCGGAAGAGTTCTTTCAAGGTTTTTATAACTTGATTGTTATGAACTCAAAAGGGAAAACTGCTAAAGAAATGAGTGAGATATTTGGGGACGATGAGGTAGATGAAAAAAGTGAGACTAAACAAAAGGGGAGTGATAAAACAAGTAGTACTACCAGAAAAGTAAATAAACCTAGAGTAAAGCCTGGTGAGTTTAGTGATTTAAGGAAAGGAGAGGTAATAGCATCTACCCAAACTAAAGAGGGCTATAGGTTACTCTCTAAAGGCAGGCTAAAATATGTTCAACACCCTTCCAAGAAGATAGGGAATGATCAATGTGATGCAGTAGACTCAGATGATTTTGAGAATAAATTATCAGTTGTACAAAAAAAGATTGTTGATGAAGTAGAATTGATTGTAAATGATGCTAAAAGTTTTTGCTCAGGTCAAAATAATAGACAATCTGTAGCTCAAAAAGCTAATTGAAAACAATTAAATTCATTGTAATAATCTCACTAATGCTTAGACATGTTTCAAGAGATTGGAAAGACTCCGATACTCAGAAAGCTCAAAAACAGTATTTTAAAGAACATCTAAACTATCATGAGGAAGGTGGTAGTTCACAAGGTAAGTGGGTGGGTAAAGGAGCGGAATTATTAGGTTTAGTAGGTGCTGTAACAGAAGAACAGTATGATTCTTTAGCCATGAATCGGCATCCAGTAACTAGAGAAAAACTTAAAGTGAGGGATATTAAACTTCCTAGGTTAAATGAAGAGTTGGTAATAGCTCCTCCAAAATCAGTTTCAATTGCATGGGCCTTACTAAAAGATGATAGTATAAAGCAAGCACATAGTGAAGCTGTAGAAACTATGTTGAAATATATGGAATTAGAAGTACAGGCAAGAAAAAGAGCTGGACTCAAAAAAAATACTTTTGCCAATGAAGATACTGGAAATTTATTATCGAGTGTATTTAACCATGATACAGCAAGGGCAGTAGGTAATCATAAAGAAGATATGTTTTTGCATAGTCATATTTTGCTTTGGAATTATACTAGAAACTATGACGGTATATGGAAAGCAGCAGAATTTGGAAATGTAATCTCGAACTTATCCTATTATGAAGCCATTTATCATTCGACGCTTGCTGAACATTTGCAACAACTAGGATATGAAATTCAACGGAAAGGTAAGAAATGGGAGATTAAGGGCTTTTCAGAAGCATTGATTGAAAAATTTTCTAAGAGAAGCACACAAGTTAAAAATGCAGAGATGAAATTGCAGCAAGCAAAAGGACGACTACTTTCAGATAAAGAACGAGACAAGTTAGGAGAGTTTACCCGAGGTGAAAAAATTAAAACTAAAGAAGTTTTATTAATGAAGAGTTGGAAAGCTCAATTAAGTAGTAACGACAGAAAGCAACTTAAGAAGATTAAAGAAAATAGGTTAAAACAATTTGTAAAAAATCAAAATGATAAAGTTTCTCAGCAATACTATTTAAAACAGAGTGTAGCTGCTCAACGATCTTTGAACTATGCTATCGAATCCAATTTTGAACGAAATAGTGTAGTAAAGAAAGGTAGATTTATGGCTGATGCCATTATAAATGGAATTGGTAAAACTACTGTAAAACAGATAGAGATCGCTAGTATAGAAAACCAAAGATTGAAATTTGGGAAAGATTATAAAGGAGTAGCAGAAGTCACTACGATAGAGGTTATTAAAGAAGAGCTTAAAATCCTTTCTGAATTTCAAAAAGGATTAAATATTTTAAATCCTATTGTTAAAGATGCTACTCAATACCAATTTAAGCATGAATTTTTGCAGAAAGAATGTAAGGAAAACCAAGGTCAACGAGCAGCAGTTAAGC
It contains:
- a CDS encoding type IV secretion system DNA-binding domain-containing protein; the protein is MVFIQFIIIGVLLVIWLIEMNLTTDEFLAIYHQIPVEIIKKIFLMLTFLLPSLSIFIACLQKSSKTASLITTILAIALYTIIFIYFPIILPFGLFFLLMSPLILVDMQTENSPETKIKLPTFIYQDIITTTLLILGSAFILIESYVLYSGLVTVFFDSIIFVVLKLIILIAFAFKWKSHWQQYGGNIFLGVILLVAGVVIQINYYSLLHYIHQGYDLIIYSLMWLINILGIIAIFNLHDHKRKVKFKIHRKVNSHMALSMKYLQGGWLNITDWTNHILLIGGSGFGKTTILKQIVHSFILNKRCGIIVDYKQHDIAETAYATYLEKYGKYNLSYPFYYLSFHNPEHSLGCNPLKEVDNMAKAKLVAMTLHKNLARAEDTGNAYFSDSAESLLAAIIFFLKESYPAYCTIPHLIRLVCHFELEKVLPMMAENIDIQPMVADIRSCITNGAGEQASGTLGKLRSFLTKIDDKPSMYLLTRNDFSLDLNNNVNGGVLAIGCNEDMQTVYSPLISTIVSIGMNKMRNRGKREWFVLFEELSKYIIPDLNHILTTVREGGGSIIAALQNSHTYGLELKNTAEEFFQGFYNLIVMNSKGKTAKEMSEIFGDDEVDEKSETKQKGSDKTSSTTRKVNKPRVKPGEFSDLRKGEVIASTQTKEGYRLLSKGRLKYVQHPSKKIGNDQCDAVDSDDFENKLSVVQKKIVDEVELIVNDAKSFCSGQNNRQSVAQKAN